The DNA segment AAACTTTTCATTTTCAGGTGAAAGGGCAACGGAAACGACGAAGCATCTAGATGCGGTACATGTGGGCCTTCCCGCGGTTGATGCGGGCCGTCCCGCTTTAGACCCGGTATCAAACAAGCCCAGTCCCGCAAGGCCCGCTTTTTTGCGGGTCATGAATCCCTAGGCCCATACCCGCCCCGCAACAAACCCTTCTGGGCCAGGCCCGCGGGACAGTACCCAgtttgacatctctaggtgGCGGGAGTGGGTTGGGTGAGATCATACGAAAAGGACGGTGCCCTCTCTCAATCTTTTATCTTCCTTCTTCGACGAAAACTATGAGAGCTTTTGTTTCACGTTTCTCATCGCCAAAAAAGGACAAAATCCCAATCCGCTTTTTACTCGGAAAGTTGTAGACGTACACAATCAAATCCCTCGGGGCAAGAGCTTTCAGGTGAAGGCATTGAatcttctacaaaaaaaaaaaaaaaaaaaaaaactctttcttAAAAGAATACTAAATCGAAGAAGAAAGATATCGACATGGATTTCTGGCCGGAGTTTATGGCGAGCAGCTGGGGAAGGGAGTTCGTCGCCGGTGGATTCGGAGGCGTTGCCGGTATTATTTCCGGCTATCCCTTGGACACGCTGAGAATTCGTCAGCAACAGAGCTCCAAATCCGGATCTGCCTTCACCATTCTCCGCCGGATGCTCGCCGTGGAGGGTCCCTCCTCACTCTACAGAGGCATGTCTGCCCCCTTGGCATCCGTTACCTTTCAGGTTCTTCTTTCTTAGATTcacctttattttatttttttatcacagCATCTCATGAATATCCCATCCATCCTCTcatcataactttttttttttaattaaaagaaaagcaTCGACTCCACTGGCATATTCACATGTGATCTactcatcgtcttcttcttcttcttgtgatcATGTCACAGAATGCTATGGTATTCCAGATATATGCCATACTCTCTCGCTCCTTTGATTCCTCTGTTCCCATGGAAGAGCCTCCTTCCTACAGAGGCGTTGCTCTTGGTGGGGTTGGCACTGGCGCTGTGCAGAGCCTCTTGCTTAGCCCCGTTGAGCTCATCAAGATTCGTCTTCAGCTGCAGCAGAGCAACAGCGGCCCCATCAGTTTGGCTAAGACCATCCTTAGGAGAGAAGGGCTCAAAGGGATATACAAAGGCCTCACCGTAACTGTTCTCAGAGATGCTCCAGCTCACGGGTTTTACTTCTGGACTTACGAGTACGTACGAGAAATGCTTCATCCCGGCTGCAGGAAGAGTGGAGAAGAAACTCTTAGGACCATGCTGGTCGCAGGTGGCTTGGCCGGTGTGTCCAGTTGGGTCATTTGCTATCCTCTTGATGTCGTCAAGACCAGGCTTCAACAAGGAGGTCATGGGGCTTACGAGGGCATAGCCGATTGTTTTCGTAAAAGCATCGCACAGGAAGGCTATGGAGTTCTCTGGCGTGGCCTCGGGACTGCAGTTGCCAGGGCCTTTGTTGTTAACGGTGCCATTTTTGCTGCTTATGAGGTTGCCTTGAGGTGTTTATTCACTCAATTGACGTCCGCTGATGTTGTCACAAGAGATTTGAGTAAAAAGCCAAAAGAAGACGCCTTGAAGATTCATAAAGAGTGAATGTAGTTAATAATATTGTTAGCACAGAAAATTTGAGTTATATTTGCATGGTCATACAAATCTGACTCACTTTATGGACCAAGTAGAAACTCCGTCTGTGATAAATAGTTGTTGCTCCAACTTCTCTGTGCCATAGAGAAGTTGGAAAACCGATCCtaaacacaaagaaaacagaTGAAATGAAATTTGGTTACCTTAACAAAAGTTTATTTCTCTAATGTGTCAAAGTGGAGAGTCCTACTTCAGTGACAGACTGACAGTAATCTACCCAGATATTGCTACATTTTACTCTCGGCCATGAGTAGTTTCTTAGGTAACCTGCAGGGATTTTAACATATGGTCATACACCTCACACTTGTATGCTACTCCAATACTTTGGCAAAAGACAGCCAAAAAGACTTGAAACAGAGAGTAgtagtgtttttgtttttaaatccATACCTTATATACGACAATGCAACTTGTTTGGAAGAGAAATTGACACTTTCCATCATTGGTTTAATAGAAGAAGCCCTTTAAACTCAGACCACCGGAGTGAGAAGTGATTTCCCAGCAAAGTGCGCTTCCAAGTTAGCCACCACAAGATCAGCCATGGCATTCTCTGTCTCTACAGTGCTACTCCCAACGTGGGGAAGCAAAACCACATTTTCAAGTGGAAAGAGCTCCTCGGGCACGTGTGGCTCCTGCTCAAACACGTCCAGCGCAGCCCCACCTAGGCGGCCTTCGGTAAGAGCATTTACTAGCTCTTGCTCATCAACATGTGGCCCACGCCCTATGTTAATCAGCACACCCTTTGCTCCTAATGCATCCATGACATGCCGATTCACAATGTGTCTGGTTTCGTCAGTCAATGGGCATGCCACGACGAGGATGTCTGAGTTTTGAGCAAGCTCAACCACCGTTGGATAATACTTGTAGCCTAAATCAGGCTTCACTCTTCTAGAGTAGTAACTGACTGGGCAGCTAAAGGCTTCAGCTCTCTTGGCGATGGCAGTCCCAATTCTACCTAGACCGAGGATGCCCACTGATTTTCCGCTAAActgaatcaacaaaaaaaaaatgttgagtGAAACTAGAGCAGATATAGATCACATATGCGACTGTGATAGTTTCTAATTGTTCAAACAAGCGAGTGTGTCAATCCAAATAATAAGAAGAGTAGAGGGACCTTAGTAGCGAGCTGAAAATCGCCATACTCCCATTTACGGCTCCTCACATAGCGATCGCACTCACATAAGCGTCGGAGGAGAGCCAGTATAAGGCCAATCGCGAGATCTGCCACGTCTTCGGTGAGAACGTCCGGAGTGTTGGTGACTCGGATCCCTTTTTCCTTGCATTTCCCCAAATCGATCTTATCGATACCGACGCTGAAGCTGGAGATAATCTCAAGCTTGGGGAGACCATCGATGAGCTCAGCGTCAGCGCCTGTAGAAGCGTTTCCAACGACGGCGCGGATTGAGTTCCGATGAGTCTCCAGAAAGACCGGGAAATTCCAAAAGCGAACAGGGTTGAAGCGCTTCTGAAGCTCGTTCTCGAGGTAGGAGGACATAGGGCACATCATAAGGACTCCGATTGATTCCATACTTTCTAGTTTCTCGAAAGGAAAAAAGTTTGCCAGCAGGTGAGTAGGGTAGACTAGATGGCATAAGCTTGATGATAATGTGTCTTGGGCCCTCCTAGGATAGAAAGTGAAGCTACAAAGAGGTAAAAATGAGCCCACCATAACAGAAATGGTGGCCCATTTTCATTTGATCACATGCAAGAACATCTCAAACTTATGGACGGACAAGATTGCACGTCTGAAATTCATGCAACTTAAAACACAACGCACTGGATGTAGCACATTCCCCTTTTGACGATTGTAACTGAGCTATCTAGGGTTCAAGAGATTGGGCTCCTATAGCTATAATATATCTCTCTAATCATCAACTCCCTAATTAATCATATGCTACCGGGTTCTTTTGGTTTCAAAGGATGAGAGAGGGttgtttttttacaaaacttaATTATCATATACTTATGTAGGTAACAGAGGCGTGCCTACAGTGTATTGAAAAAGGCATTCGCCTTAGGCCTCCGAATAATATTACGTTTTATAGGGCCCCAAAATTTAcaataatttctattttagttgCTTAAacttatttctaaaaaaaactttCCACGAGAATCGAATAACtcaatttctaaatttatattttttttataggacataatataacatatttacgTAATAAGTATTAAACTTATGTATTTCGCAAAGGTGATATATcgtattaaaaaattgttttctttatagttgtatataaatttatttttaaaacttgccTTAGGCCCCTGAAACTCTTCGCACGGCACTGGTAGGTAACAATGTCTCCATAAGAGTGATGA comes from the Brassica napus cultivar Da-Ae chromosome A7, Da-Ae, whole genome shotgun sequence genome and includes:
- the LOC125576428 gene encoding glyoxylate/hydroxypyruvate reductase A HPR2-like yields the protein MESIGVLMMCPMSSYLENELQKRFNPVRFWNFPVFLETHRNSIRAVVGNASTGADAELIDGLPKLEIISSFSVGIDKIDLGKCKEKGIRVTNTPDVLTEDVADLAIGLILALLRRLCECDRYVRSRKWEYGDFQLATKFSGKSVGILGLGRIGTAIAKRAEAFSCPVSYYSRRVKPDLGYKYYPTVVELAQNSDILVVACPLTDETRHIVNRHVMDALGAKGVLINIGRGPHVDEQELVNALTEGRLGGAALDVFEQEPHVPEELFPLENVVLLPHVGSSTVETENAMADLVVANLEAHFAGKSLLTPVV
- the LOC106415909 gene encoding mitochondrial arginine transporter BAC2 encodes the protein MDFWPEFMASSWGREFVAGGFGGVAGIISGYPLDTLRIRQQQSSKSGSAFTILRRMLAVEGPSSLYRGMSAPLASVTFQNAMVFQIYAILSRSFDSSVPMEEPPSYRGVALGGVGTGAVQSLLLSPVELIKIRLQLQQSNSGPISLAKTILRREGLKGIYKGLTVTVLRDAPAHGFYFWTYEYVREMLHPGCRKSGEETLRTMLVAGGLAGVSSWVICYPLDVVKTRLQQGGHGAYEGIADCFRKSIAQEGYGVLWRGLGTAVARAFVVNGAIFAAYEVALRCLFTQLTSADVVTRDLSKKPKEDALKIHKE